One window of Alphaproteobacteria bacterium genomic DNA carries:
- a CDS encoding efflux RND transporter periplasmic adaptor subunit: protein MKKISLILSLLIITFSTSVWAAEQYTCPMHPHYISDHEGTCPICGMDLVPVGGEETQSEETPKPSAEKKILYWVAPMDSNYRRDKPGKSPMGMDLVPVYEESNGGENAPGTVSISPETIQTMGVRTVRAEIASFGSEVRAVGVIEADQRAQQELTTRVEGWIEDLKIEAVGDVVAKGDVLYRLYSPELISAQKDYISALSTGIKGRINATRKRLEFLGAQPSVIAEITKRKTAIEKLPVYAENNGTVSQIMAREGSYMKPGEMIAQIEDYSKVWVEASVAEQDMPFIASDATAQVSFPNLNEKSYSAEVDYIYPTVDTNTRIGKVRLLLPNESGALRPGLFADVVFVSEPKQRLAVPTESILYDSEGAHVITALGDGKFAPQNIETGISSGGKTEVVSGLEAGANIVVSSQFLIDSESSLKESLNKMRSPQPETSGEADMKDMDGESMQMEGSHVGH, encoded by the coding sequence ATGAAAAAAATTAGCCTGATTCTATCACTACTCATTATCACATTTTCAACATCCGTATGGGCGGCAGAGCAATATACCTGTCCGATGCATCCGCATTACATCTCCGATCATGAAGGCACATGCCCGATCTGCGGCATGGATTTAGTGCCGGTGGGTGGAGAAGAAACACAAAGTGAGGAAACGCCGAAACCATCTGCAGAGAAAAAGATTCTCTACTGGGTTGCACCAATGGATTCCAATTACAGAAGAGATAAACCCGGAAAATCGCCAATGGGGATGGATTTGGTGCCGGTCTATGAAGAATCAAACGGCGGAGAAAATGCACCTGGCACCGTCAGTATTTCTCCGGAAACCATCCAGACAATGGGTGTGAGAACCGTACGCGCTGAGATAGCATCTTTCGGCTCGGAAGTGCGGGCAGTAGGCGTTATTGAGGCCGATCAGCGGGCGCAGCAGGAACTCACCACCCGCGTGGAAGGCTGGATTGAAGATTTAAAAATTGAAGCCGTGGGAGATGTCGTTGCTAAAGGTGATGTTTTATATCGGCTTTACAGCCCGGAGCTTATCAGCGCCCAGAAAGATTATATCAGTGCGCTTTCCACCGGTATAAAAGGCCGCATTAATGCCACGCGCAAACGGCTGGAGTTTTTAGGCGCACAACCATCCGTGATCGCAGAAATTACTAAACGGAAAACCGCAATCGAAAAACTGCCTGTCTATGCTGAAAACAACGGAACGGTCAGCCAGATTATGGCGCGGGAAGGAAGCTATATGAAGCCCGGCGAGATGATCGCCCAAATTGAGGATTACTCGAAAGTCTGGGTGGAAGCGAGTGTGGCAGAACAAGATATGCCCTTCATCGCCTCCGATGCCACGGCACAAGTCAGCTTTCCGAACCTAAACGAAAAAAGCTACTCAGCGGAGGTGGATTATATTTACCCAACAGTTGATACCAATACGCGCATTGGCAAAGTGCGCCTGCTTTTACCGAATGAAAGCGGCGCATTGCGTCCCGGTCTGTTTGCGGATGTTGTTTTTGTAAGTGAACCTAAGCAGCGGCTTGCCGTTCCCACCGAATCTATCCTTTACGATAGTGAGGGAGCGCATGTCATTACGGCATTGGGAGATGGGAAGTTTGCCCCGCAAAACATTGAAACCGGCATCAGCAGCGGCGGCAAAACCGAGGTCGTTTCAGGATTGGAAGCAGGTGCCAACATTGTAGTGAGCAGTCAGTTCCTGATTGATTCGGAGAGTTCGCTGAAAGAATCCTTAAATAAGATGCGCTCACCACAACCCGAAACATCGGGTGAAGCTGACATGAAAGATATGGACGGCGAATCCATGCAAATGGAGGGTAGTCATGTCGGACACTAA
- a CDS encoding TolC family protein, translated as MKTAFFASVCLIWAALANPAHAESLDDLLAKLKNHPQVDAILAESERQNELAKGQLGLPDPTVSLGINNMPLDNFSFRTERMTSKVVEFRQAIPSYSLRKAQYGIRQAESDKQKLMAEYAVAQLRALLIKRLVELNMLDELEDNATQQIALYKTIDKHLEGRTQAGDSVYGDFFAFDAQRLEVDHVLNDLNQERAEATEELRWLVGSVPEDITLEHGISQWPVDADKLYPALIAKEDVAIKRSGVEEADAAFGPNYGVETAYMQRDNVGGVDLSDTFTIKASISIPLWAESNQKPKLRAAQAAKRSAEFTFEDTKRQWLSRMNVLQNELDVLLKNVAVLEKKKAALDQLIAARERQYESGESDYPAFLKAKIDRLALTQRLIRHHAHHKMLIAQINSHIAGGEHEKN; from the coding sequence ATGAAAACCGCATTTTTTGCGAGTGTCTGCCTGATATGGGCAGCATTGGCAAACCCAGCCCATGCAGAGAGTCTTGACGATCTGCTGGCTAAATTAAAAAACCATCCGCAGGTGGATGCGATACTGGCAGAAAGCGAACGCCAGAACGAGCTGGCTAAAGGCCAGTTGGGTCTGCCCGATCCAACGGTATCCCTTGGCATTAACAATATGCCGCTTGATAATTTCTCGTTTCGCACCGAGCGCATGACTTCCAAAGTGGTTGAATTCCGGCAGGCTATTCCAAGCTATAGCCTGCGTAAGGCGCAATATGGAATCCGTCAGGCAGAATCGGACAAGCAAAAGCTAATGGCGGAATATGCCGTAGCGCAATTGCGAGCATTACTGATTAAGCGGCTGGTCGAGCTGAATATGCTGGATGAGCTGGAAGATAATGCCACCCAACAAATCGCCCTGTATAAAACTATTGATAAGCATCTTGAAGGCCGTACGCAGGCGGGTGATTCTGTCTATGGAGATTTCTTTGCCTTTGATGCCCAGCGTCTGGAAGTGGATCATGTATTAAATGATCTAAATCAGGAACGCGCCGAGGCAACAGAAGAGTTACGCTGGCTGGTCGGCTCTGTGCCAGAGGATATTACGCTCGAACATGGTATATCACAATGGCCGGTGGATGCCGATAAGCTCTATCCCGCCCTGATTGCTAAAGAGGATGTCGCTATAAAGCGCAGCGGGGTGGAAGAAGCCGATGCTGCCTTCGGGCCAAATTACGGCGTTGAAACTGCTTATATGCAACGCGATAACGTAGGCGGCGTGGATTTGAGCGATACCTTCACCATTAAAGCCAGCATTTCCATTCCTCTATGGGCAGAGAGCAACCAAAAACCAAAATTACGCGCAGCACAGGCTGCCAAGCGCAGTGCCGAGTTCACCTTTGAGGATACTAAACGCCAGTGGCTCAGCCGTATGAATGTGCTGCAAAACGAACTGGACGTGCTGCTTAAAAATGTAGCCGTTCTGGAGAAAAAGAAGGCCGCACTGGATCAACTGATTGCCGCGAGGGAACGTCAATACGAATCGGGAGAATCTGACTATCCAGCCTTCCTCAAAGCCAAAATAGACCGGCTGGCATTAACGCAGCGGCTGATCCGTCATCACGCACATCACAAAATGCTCATCGCACAAATTAATAGCCATATCGCAGGAGGCGAACATGAAAAAAATTAG